The window AAGACATTGCAATCCCTCCAGCAATTCCAAGGGCTATTGCAACACCCAAAAATACAGGAGACATTTCTGTTCTCGATAAAATCTCATTTGTCATAGGTAAATCAGTGAACTGAAGTGCAATTACTGTTAGAAGGGCACCTGTACCAATCACAGATAGTAACAAGATCAAACCAGAGACAAACGATTTGAGCATCTTGTCGGTTTTTCCAACTGCAGTATTGAATGAGAACGCAGAGATTGGACCAAGCAATGGGGAAATCAACATGGCTCCAATTACCAATGATGCGTTATTTGCAAATAGTCCTACAACTGCAACACCAGCAGCAATAACAATCATGAATAAAAGATTTCGATTAAACTTTACACTTGGTTCAATTATTGACTGATACTCTTCAATGAGCTTATTCTTTTTTACTTTGATCTCTTTTGTTTCTAATTCTTTGGCATAATTTGAGAGATATTCAGATAAGGTTGCCTCGATTGCAATGCTAGTAACATAGAGTTCTTTTTTTCTAGAGTCTATAATTCGGTTTAAATCATTAGTTAGTGCAGGTGAGAGAATATCTGGACATATTCCAGTATATCGTAAAAGCTTGTCATTGTCCGACATAGTCAGCTCAACATGAAAAGGAATTTTATATTTTTTAAAAACAAATTCTATACTTTGACTTTGTTGCTCATAACAAACTACTTCCGTTTTTCTCAAATTCTATTTCTCTACTATTATATTGTAATGTATCTTTATGTGTTATTAGATTCTAAGATCATAGAATGACTTGAAGATTATTGAATAAAGTATGCCTATCTCAAAGATCTTTGAATTAAATATCCCTTTTTCTAAATGGAATTATGGAAATTCACGTATACGACACTTATGTCAAAGCCAAAGATGGTCATACCATGCACTTTGATGTAATTACAGGTGAAAAAAATCACGAAAAAGCCATTCAATATGGTAAAGAGTGGTTAAAAACAGTCGGCGAAGCAAATGCTACAATGACTACCAATGAATGTCAATTTTGCCATTCACAAGGTGCACCAGAGCCTGTTGAACGGGCAATTAAGGAAAAAGGTTATTTCATCCAAAAGATGGAAGGCTGTCCTTAAACATCTTTTTCCTTTTTTAATTTTGATCTATATTTTTTAGTCTAAACATTTTCTTAAAATTATGATAGAAAACAAGTATGCAAAATGGACAGTGGATGGAGACAAAAAAACAAAATGGATTTGTGGTTGTTTTCAAACAGTAGATGATTATTTTAAATTCTGTAAAATGCACAACGAAGTTTTGAAAAAAGCAATTCAAACACAAATAGATGAATTAGATTTAACTTTGGTTATAGAAGACTAGAGTGCCAAAAGCGCAATAAACGCAGATACAAAGACAATTGCAATTGTGTTTAGTAATTTGATTACAGTGTTTAGTGCTGGACCTGCTGTGTCTTTGTAAGGATCACCTATGATATCTCCTACCACTGCAACTTTGTGTATTTCAGTTCCTTTGTCTCCTTGCATCTCTACTAGTTTCTTTGCGTTATCCCATGCACCACCAGTGTTTGCCAAGTGATATGCTAGTGGAATGCCAGTTACAACTGCACCCATCAGTAAACCTGCTACTGCTGTAGGTCCTAACAAAATTCCTAGAATAATTGGAGCAATAATTGCAATGACTGCAGGTTTCCATAGTTCTTTAATTGATGCAGCGGTAGCAATGTCAACACATTTTGCATAATCAGGCTTTGATGTTCCTGCGAGAATTCCAGAGTCTGCCTTGAATTGTCGTCTAACTTCATCAACCATCTTTCCGGCAGCGCGAGATACACCATTGATTAATTGTCCTGTGATGATAAATGGAATCA is drawn from Candidatus Nitrosarchaeum limnium SFB1 and contains these coding sequences:
- a CDS encoding Putative membrane protein, which codes for MSDNDKLLRYTGICPDILSPALTNDLNRIIDSRKKELYVTSIAIEATLSEYLSNYAKELETKEIKVKKNKLIEEYQSIIEPSVKFNRNLLFMIVIAAGVAVVGLFANNASLVIGAMLISPLLGPISAFSFNTAVGKTDKMLKSFVSGLILLLSVIGTGALLTVIALQFTDLPMTNEILSRTEMSPVFLGVAIALGIAGGIAMSSNIPGILVGVAIAAALVPPATVAGIGIALLDFDIFANALTLTAANIIGLVLGMMIVFFISGVSPRSFFEKEKAQQHMTFTIIAFIGFSVLLGFLLFKP
- a CDS encoding hypothetical protein (hypothetical protein Nmar_1229), with amino-acid sequence MEIHVYDTYVKAKDGHTMHFDVITGEKNHEKAIQYGKEWLKTVGEANATMTTNECQFCHSQGAPEPVERAIKEKGYFIQKMEGCP
- a CDS encoding hypothetical protein (hypothetical protein Nmar_1230); translation: MIENKYAKWTVDGDKKTKWICGCFQTVDDYFKFCKMHNEVLKKAIQTQIDELDLTLVIED